DNA from Toxoplasma gondii ME49 chromosome X, whole genome shotgun sequence:
TCGAGTTGTTTCCCCTTCCACATGTGCTCACTACTTTGTAAATTTCGCTTGTAGAGAAGCAAGGCAGTTACGAGTGTTATCTGTGGTTTATCAGGATCGACATATCCAGATGTTCTCGTTTGCACGACTCCAGATATGTCGAGTATTTGCCACCCTTTCCTGGCGTAGAACGCGCTCCTTGAGGCCTACCCTACATTCTTCACAAGACACAAACCCCTCCCTCGAAAAAAAACCCGGAGCCGAGCCAAGGGATCCAAAAACCAAGTGAAAAAACCAAAAACTCTGCGGAAAAAAAAGTAATTTGTGCGCGTTACACTTCCCTCGAAGGTTACCACCACTAGACCACGAAAAGAAATCACTTGAAGAAACCACTCGACGAAAACACTTTTAAAACCATTCAAAGAAATCAGCCAACGAAAATACTTTGAAAACCAGTTAAAGAAGCCGCTTCAAGAACCCATTTAACGCGACCACTCAAGGAAGCAACGCACCGGTTTCCTTCAAAACCTTTGACTTCCGGTCGCCTGCTTCTTTTGCATTTCGAGGTTGAGTCTACGTCTCTTGATTTCCTCCCACCTTCTTCGGTggcgttcttcgccttctttcgacctcgttttcttcttcttcgtcggcgcCTTGCTCCCGGTAGCAgagccttctctctcggtggACCACGACTCAACGTCCGCACCCTTCCTGCCTTGCTCTGCCAAaagcacagagaaacagagtcgtctctgtgtctcctcgctgcccTCTGCTTCGGCTCCGCCCGAGACCACCCCACCTGGCCTCTGCTGAATCCCTGCTCTGTACCGGTATGCAGTGTACAAATTCGAAAGCACAGCATCTCCCGAGAGCGGCCTTTGGTGAATGAAAACGTCCAAGTCAACAGACGCGAGACGCGACGCCcggtctttctcttcagatGGAGACGGCTGTCTTTCCGCCTTCCCTTTCACTGAAACTCCGTCGTTTCCCGCATGTAAAAatccgtctgcctctctctgtatgTGGCCACTCTCCGGTCTGCTACTCGTTACACCGAGCGTCCTCGAGCCAGAGaatcgtgcatgcagtctctcGTTTTGTTCTCCTCCCGCATGTCCCTTTCGCGCACCTTCAGCCGTCCTCTGCAGGTCCTCTGTCCAAGCCCCGGACGAGAGAGGACCAgccgttttgtctccttggGCTGTTCCACCCTCGTGCTCTCGAGCCCTCATCGCTGCGCCCCCTGGAGGTGGCCTGCTGTCTCCAGTCTCCTCCGCAACTGCGCGACCAAGTGACAGCCACGAAGGGAACCTGCCCGCGACAGACGTGGAAAAcgacggcggagaagacgcggaaccaaccgcagggagagaggcggaacaGGCAGAGGTAGAACAAGGAAAAgtagagaaaggagaggcagatgggggagagaaaggcgagacacGACCTCCCGAGGAGCCTTGGGAAGAAACGTTCGAAGACAGTttcgagaacgaagaggcaAGGGAAACATTCGAGAAAGATCCAAGCCTGTTCCCCTCCGTCCTTGAattctcttcctccgacgcctctccttcttctttttctccttcttctctttcttccccctcttccttttctcctccttctctttcttctccctcttctttttcttccccttcctccttttcttccccttcttcttccttctctcctcctctttctccttctttcctctctcgtcctcgcgttgtctctcggttttctcccgagtgtctctgcctctctttcttcttcgtttggCCTTCACGGAGAGGCCGCTGCCCAGGCTTCACGTCGCTGtcgcgtgtctctgtgtttggAACTGGCGAATCTCTCTCAGCGCCCAGCGAGGAAGTCGGCCCCGACGCAGCAGTCGggcaggcgagaaagacagaagcggctttctgaagaagcggggctggcagaagagaggagagaacagacgcaTCGCTCGGACAAGCCTGACGAAGCCAGGAGGCGACGGCGTCCTGCGCACTCACTGGCACGCCTCTcaaagaagtggagaaggagccagaagacaaagcaggagagacagaaggtgGCGGAGGCCGACTCAACTCAGACTCCTCGGATGTGACGGCTGTCTGAGTCGCCTCTGTTCCTCCTGCCGACCTGGGAGACACCACCTGCTGGACTCCTTGTTCCGACAGAAGGGCTGCTTCCCTGTAGGCTTCTCCCTCCGACAgcgcttcttgttctctcccgaCTTTCGAGAGAGGCGTTCCGAGTATTGGCGAAGTTCTGCTTTGCGAAGTCCCCTCTTGGGAGCTCGATGCGTGTGACTCGGAGTTTACTTGGTCTCCTCTTTCAGGCGCTGTTTCCTCCAGTGCGCGTTCTCTCCCCTCAACTCGCCCTCTGGTTCGACTCTCTCCATggcctgcctcttctgctcggTCACCGACTCTCGCAGCATCGGCTCCTCGTCCCCCCTTTTCCCAGACGTTTGCTTCGGTTTGACTGCCTTCGCCTGGTGTTCCTCcacctctcgtctctcgaccttctatcgcttctctgccttttcttgtttctcttccttctctgctttccggtgttcctcttctctcgtgtccGGACTCGATGTCCCGCTTCCTAGCATGCTCGCCTCGCTCCTCTGAAAAGCACAGAGGCGCGTCGGCATGCCTAGTTGTCGCAGCTGCGTCTGGCGTTACATGCGCGCACTCAGGTGCACGGGCCGGACTCCTCCCTGCAGCTTCCAcggcggaggaggcgaaggggaTGCCTGCAAAGCCGACTtccgccgaagaagaaaccgaagccgcagaagaagacggcgaaacgGAACTGCTTGATGAGGTAGAAGACAGAGGTaagggagaagcggaaggtAAGGCAAGCGAAGACAGcacgggagaagaaaagggtaagggagaagacgagtgaaaagaaggaaaaggagaaggcgaaagagacgaggaaggtaAAGGAACAGGTGAACCAAGGAAAGCAGACGGCGGGGGGGAAGACGATAAaacggaaggagaaggaaccgCAGAAGCcccaagagagagagaccgaaaTGCAGAGGGAGCTGACTGATGCGACACTGGAGGCAGGGAAAAACCACCCGAAAAAGAACCTTGAGCAGAGGACGAATTCTCGCAAcccagcgacgaagacggtTGGCCAGGAGGCCCAGACGTAGGAGAAGAACTTTGATACGAAGAGccggacgaagcagaagggcCTTGTGAGCACAGAACAGGTAGCGGCGAgaagggcgagagagaaggaagagagacgggagaagaccGCGACGCGCCAgacgaaacggaagagagatCCTCTTGACAACACACAGACAATGAAGACAGAGGTTCCCCAGATGCAGCGTTCACGTCGCTCTCTGTGGCTCTCGAcgaagtctctctctggtgGGATTTTTTGAGCCGTGTACACTCCTCAGGgcctttcctctttgtctctgaaTGGGCCTCTGATTGTCCAGATGCCGCAACTTCCTTGGTTGCATGCATTGTGTCTCCCCAGGGGGTTTGGGACTCCAGACGCTTTCTCACTTTTCCCAGAGAATCTGGAGCTCCAGTCTTTGTTCCGTTGcccctctctgctgcctgtCCCTGTCGCCTCGTCgtgcctgtctccgctgaGGCTGCCGGCCTTCGCCCTGCTCGAGCCCTTCTTCGTCcagcctctttctctcgagttcttccTGTTTTGTCTCCTGGCGCCTTCAACTTctgttctgtttcttctttttccctcccttcgctgtcttctctctcgtcacATCTTTCGCTCTcatctcgtctcctctcgtctcgttccctctttcctcttttcctcccgTCTCCTTTCCCAGCCTCTCCTatcgtctcctccctctccacactgtcgcctctgtttctctcccctgcgTCCCTGCGTCGCTTTGGCGGTCTCCCGCGCGCCTCTTTTTCGTCCGTCGACgccctgtctctgcctgctctctccctcgcggCCTCTGAACCCTTcggcgcgtctctgcttgaCTGGTGAGCGAGTCTGAGGAGCACctgcgagaaggcgacgagttGTTCTGCCGTCTGGCTGGTCACGTGGCGAGCGCCTTCGAGGTCTCGAGAAAATCGCTGAAAAAGCTCAGTGAAGCGGCCCTTCAGCTCCCTTCGCAGCCACCCATTCTGGGCACAGAGACACGCGGCCTCGGTGCACGCGGAGGCTGGAGGTGAGGCGGCAGACGCCGCACCGCGACAAGTcgatcgagaagaagaccgagaagaagaccgagaagcagaccgagaagcagaccgagaagaggagacaggagactgCAGGCGCCGTCTCGTTTTCGTGGACGCTGGTCTGGGTGCCTTCTTAGGTGGTGTCCccgaggaaagcgaggcgGCGCAGAACTTGGGGGTGGGCCTGAGCtgcgtttccctctcttctctcgttcgcgtGTCTTCATCCTTCGCCACCTCTGTTCTCGCGTCGTCTGAGACTTCCCGATGTCCTGGATCCTTTTCACTGTCTTCCCCAGCCCCAGGGTTCCTcagtgtctgttttctctccaacTCCAAAGCAGAGGTCGCCGGCTGCCCCCCGCTCTCCCGGGCGGCCTtccgtcctcgtctctctaGCGCATGCGCGCCAGACGATACCCCCGAGGAAGCGGCGAAGGTCGCAGCCTCGCTCCGCGCCAACCTAGAGTCAGAGGGCGACAAGCAAGAAACCTCCAGCGAGTGGGGCCCCGAAGGCTTCCGCCTTTGAAAAGCCTTGACAGCGAAGGAAGCaccggaggaagaagagagatccGGAGACtgcgcagaggaagcagaaggagcgaaagacgaagaaaacgaacaggAGCTCGCAGGAGAAGACaccgacagagacgaaccCTCCCAGGAGGCCGTGTCGAAACTTCGACG
Protein-coding regions in this window:
- a CDS encoding hypothetical protein (encoded by transcript TGME49_225440), with the protein product MSREEQQHGTRGPGEASNVGRETAGLPQAPLPHAQRLGAEERHGGYARDESGLSFFKQPISSVFQTSHDESGHPHEQAVTKQPHAHDIHSSPPLLSSLSSSSSSLSSSSTRSYSRCFPVNAHRLAKPRRGVVLVQLADVVREREEREEQRRSAVAEMSRAASLSNVPATGPPACQRATVGWGAPGHSPAQSTDTAGPSAKPLGREGGERAAEEEARTQEENACALAQERRRTLPQDERTAKRASRGARALRGKQGPRVRGFSVESRRRSFDTASWEGSSLSVSSPASSCSFSSSFAPSASSAQSPDLSSSSGASFAVKAFQRRKPSGPHSLEVSCLSPSDSRLARSEAATFAASSGVSSGAHALERRGRKAARESGGQPATSALELERKQTLRNPGAGEDSEKDPGHREVSDDARTEVAKDEDTRTREERETQLRPTPKFCAASLSSGTPPKKAPRPASTKTRRRLQSPVSSSRSASRSASRSSSRSSSRSTCRGAASAASPPASACTEAACLCAQNGWLRRELKGRFTELFQRFSRDLEGARHVTSQTAEQLVAFSQVLLRLAHQSSRDAPKGSEAARERAGRDRASTDEKEARGRPPKRRRDAGERNRGDSVEREETIGEAGKGDGRKRGKRERDERRRDESERCDEREDSEGREKEETEQKLKAPGDKTGRTREKEAGRRRARAGRRPAASAETGTTRRQGQAAERGNGTKTGAPDSLGKVRKRLESQTPWGDTMHATKEVAASGQSEAHSETKRKGPEECTRLKKSHQRETSSRATESDVNAASGEPLSSLSVCCQEDLSSVSSGASRSSPVSLPSLSPFSPLPVLCSQGPSASSGSSYQSSSPTSGPPGQPSSSLGCENSSSAQGSFSGGFSLPPVSHQSAPSAFRSLSLGASAVPSPSVLSSSPPPSAFLGSPVPLPSSSLSPSPFPSFHSSSPLPFSSPVLSSLALPSASPLPLSSTSSSSSVSPSSSAASVSSSAEVGFAGIPFASSAVEAAGRSPARAPECAHVTPDAAATTRHADAPLCFSEERGEHARKRDIESGHERRGTPESREGRETRKGREAIEGRETRGGGTPGEGSQTEANVWEKGGRGADAARVGDRAEEAGHGESRTRGRVEGRERALEETAPERGDQVNSESHASSSQEGTSQSRTSPILGTPLSKVGREQEALSEGEAYREAALLSEQGVQQVVSPRSAGGTEATQTAVTSEESELSRPPPPSVSPALSSGSFSTSLRGVPVSAQDAVASWLRQACPSDASVLSSLLPAPLLQKAASVFLACPTAASGPTSSLGAERDSPVPNTETRDSDVKPGQRPLREGQTKKKERQRHSGENRETTRGRERKEGERGGEKEEEGEEKEEGEEKEEGEEREGGEKEEGEEREEGEKEEGEASEEENSRTEGNRLGSFSNVSLASSFSKLSSNVSSQGSSGGRVSPFSPPSASPFSTFPCSTSACSASLPAVGSASSPPSFSTSVAGRFPSWLSLGRAVAEETGDSRPPPGGAAMRAREHEGGTAQGDKTAGPLSSGAWTEDLQRTAEGARKGHAGGEQNERLHARFSGSRTLGVTSSRPESGHIQREADGFLHAGNDGVSVKGKAERQPSPSEEKDRASRLASVDLDVFIHQRPLSGDAVLSNLYTAYRYRAGIQQRPGGVVSGGAEAEGSEETQRRLCFSVLLAEQGRKGADVESWSTEREGSATGSKAPTKKKKTRSKEGEERHRRRWEEIKRRRLNLEMQKKQATGSQRF